In Drosophila yakuba strain Tai18E2 chromosome 2R, Prin_Dyak_Tai18E2_2.1, whole genome shotgun sequence, a single genomic region encodes these proteins:
- the LOC6530617 gene encoding protein NDRG3 isoform X9: MPQSEGGYVSLPAVNGNGNSNGGAIYQSTTEPTAPPSVFASVKRAIGQAIKSSPTDSEELLRSERLPVIVGGSRDRDKSGKTLTTKMPSAPTHTAEEAHLLGTMPVDPMDDIELRSVQLQFPNARGSILEACEQRRVPTDKGDVHVAIQGDTAKPAIITYHDLGLNYATSFAGFFNFPVMRGLLENFCVYHVTAPGQEEGAPTLPEDYVYPTMDDLAAQLLFVLSHFGLKSVIGFGVGAGANILARFAHSHPDKVGALCLINCVSTQSGWIEWGYQSFNARFLRTKGMTQGVIDYLMWHHFGRNPEERNHDLVQMYKQHFERGVNPTNLAMLINAYIHRNDLHLARTPPGTPGSETAATTLKMPVINITGSLSPHVDDTVTFNGRLDPTNSSWMKISDCALVLEEQPAKLAEAFRLFLQGEGYVKYFRPGDWDGTQLSSFI; the protein is encoded by the exons atgCCACAGTCAGAAGGCGGCTATGTATCGCTGCCGGCCgtcaatggcaatggcaatagcAATGGCGGTGCCATCTATCAGTCGACCACAGAGCCCACGGCCCCGCCCTCCGTCTTTGCGAGCGTGAAGCGGGCCATTGGCCAGGCCATCAAGTCCTCGCCCACCGACAGCGAGGAGCTGCTCCGCTCAGAGCGCCTGCCGGTCATCGTCGGCGGCTCCAG AGACCGCGACAAATCCGGTAAGACACTGACCACCAAGATGCCGTCAGCTCCAACACACACTGCCGAGGAGGCACACCTGCTGGG CACCATGCCCGTTGATCCCATGGATGATATCGAACTGCGCTCCGTGCAGCTGCAATTCCCCAATGCACGCGGCTCCATCCTGGAGGCCTGCGAACAGCGACGCGTGCCCACAGACAAGGGCGATGTCCACGTGGCCATACAGGGCGATACGGCCAAGCCGGCCATCATCACCTACCACGATTTGGGCCTCAACT ACGCCACCAGCTTTGCTGGCTTCTTCAACTTTCCAGTGATGCGAGGTCTGCTGGAGAACTTCTGTGTTTACCATGTGACTGCTCCCGGCCAGGAGGAGGGTGCACCCACTTTGCCAGAGGA TTACGTATATCCGACCATGGATGATCTGGCCGCCCAGCTGCTTTTCGTGCTATCCCACTTTGGCCTGAAGTCGGTGATTGGTTTCGGCGTTGGCGCCGGGGCAAATATTCTGGCCCGTTTCGCTCACTCGCATCCGGACAAGGTGGGCGCCCTGTGCCTGATCAACTGCGTGTCCACGCAGTCGGGCTGGATCGAGTGGGGCTACCAGAGCTTTAATGCGCGCTTCTTGCGCACCAAGGGCATGACACAGGGCGTGATCGATTATCTGATGTGGCACCACTTTGGACGCAATCCCGAGGAGCGCAATCACGACCTGGTGCAGATGTACAAGCAGCACTTCGAGCGTGGCGTTAATCCGACCAATCTGGCCATGCTGATCAACGCGTACATCCATCGCAACGACCTGCACCTGGCGCGTACTCCGCCAGGAACTCCGGGCAGTGAAACGGCGGCCACTACGCTGAAGATGCCGGTGATCAATATCACGGGCTCGCTCTCGCCGCACGTGGACGACACGGTGACCTTCAATGGCCGTCTAGACCCCACAAACTCATCCTGGATGAAG ATTTCCGATTGCGCTTTggtgctggaggagcagccgGCCAAGCTGGCCGAGGCCTTCCGGCTCTTCTTGCAGGGCGAGGGCTACG TCAAGTACTTCAGACCCGGCGACTGGGATGGCACTCAGTTGAGCAGCTTCATCTAG
- the LOC6530617 gene encoding protein NDRG3 isoform X8, with protein MPQSEGGYVSLPAVNGNGNSNGGAIYQSTTEPTAPPSVFASVKRAIGQAIKSSPTDSEELLRSERLPVIVGGSRISFRDRDKSGKTLTTKMPSAPTHTAEEAHLLGTMPVDPMDDIELRSVQLQFPNARGSILEACEQRRVPTDKGDVHVAIQGDTAKPAIITYHDLGLNYATSFAGFFNFPVMRGLLENFCVYHVTAPGQEEGAPTLPEDYVYPTMDDLAAQLLFVLSHFGLKSVIGFGVGAGANILARFAHSHPDKVGALCLINCVSTQSGWIEWGYQSFNARFLRTKGMTQGVIDYLMWHHFGRNPEERNHDLVQMYKQHFERGVNPTNLAMLINAYIHRNDLHLARTPPGTPGSETAATTLKMPVINITGSLSPHVDDTVTFNGRLDPTNSSWMKISDCALVLEEQPAKLAEAFRLFLQGEGYVKYFRPGDWDGTQLSSFI; from the exons atgCCACAGTCAGAAGGCGGCTATGTATCGCTGCCGGCCgtcaatggcaatggcaatagcAATGGCGGTGCCATCTATCAGTCGACCACAGAGCCCACGGCCCCGCCCTCCGTCTTTGCGAGCGTGAAGCGGGCCATTGGCCAGGCCATCAAGTCCTCGCCCACCGACAGCGAGGAGCTGCTCCGCTCAGAGCGCCTGCCGGTCATCGTCGGCGGCTCCAG AATCTCTTTCAGAGACCGCGACAAATCCGGTAAGACACTGACCACCAAGATGCCGTCAGCTCCAACACACACTGCCGAGGAGGCACACCTGCTGGG CACCATGCCCGTTGATCCCATGGATGATATCGAACTGCGCTCCGTGCAGCTGCAATTCCCCAATGCACGCGGCTCCATCCTGGAGGCCTGCGAACAGCGACGCGTGCCCACAGACAAGGGCGATGTCCACGTGGCCATACAGGGCGATACGGCCAAGCCGGCCATCATCACCTACCACGATTTGGGCCTCAACT ACGCCACCAGCTTTGCTGGCTTCTTCAACTTTCCAGTGATGCGAGGTCTGCTGGAGAACTTCTGTGTTTACCATGTGACTGCTCCCGGCCAGGAGGAGGGTGCACCCACTTTGCCAGAGGA TTACGTATATCCGACCATGGATGATCTGGCCGCCCAGCTGCTTTTCGTGCTATCCCACTTTGGCCTGAAGTCGGTGATTGGTTTCGGCGTTGGCGCCGGGGCAAATATTCTGGCCCGTTTCGCTCACTCGCATCCGGACAAGGTGGGCGCCCTGTGCCTGATCAACTGCGTGTCCACGCAGTCGGGCTGGATCGAGTGGGGCTACCAGAGCTTTAATGCGCGCTTCTTGCGCACCAAGGGCATGACACAGGGCGTGATCGATTATCTGATGTGGCACCACTTTGGACGCAATCCCGAGGAGCGCAATCACGACCTGGTGCAGATGTACAAGCAGCACTTCGAGCGTGGCGTTAATCCGACCAATCTGGCCATGCTGATCAACGCGTACATCCATCGCAACGACCTGCACCTGGCGCGTACTCCGCCAGGAACTCCGGGCAGTGAAACGGCGGCCACTACGCTGAAGATGCCGGTGATCAATATCACGGGCTCGCTCTCGCCGCACGTGGACGACACGGTGACCTTCAATGGCCGTCTAGACCCCACAAACTCATCCTGGATGAAG ATTTCCGATTGCGCTTTggtgctggaggagcagccgGCCAAGCTGGCCGAGGCCTTCCGGCTCTTCTTGCAGGGCGAGGGCTACG TCAAGTACTTCAGACCCGGCGACTGGGATGGCACTCAGTTGAGCAGCTTCATCTAG
- the LOC6530617 gene encoding protein NDRG3 isoform X11: protein MPQSEGGYVSLPAVNGNGNSNGGAIYQSTTEPTAPPSVFASVKRAIGQAIKSSPTDSEELLRSERLPVIVGGSRDRDKSGKTLTTKMPSAPTHTAEEAHLLGTMPVDPMDDIELRSVQLQFPNARGSILEACEQRRVPTDKGDVHVAIQGDTAKPAIITYHDLGLNYATSFAGFFNFPVMRGLLENFCVYHVTAPGQEEGAPTLPEDYVYPTMDDLAAQLLFVLSHFGLKSVIGFGVGAGANILARFAHSHPDKVGALCLINCVSTQSGWIEWGYQSFNARFLRTKGMTQGVIDYLMWHHFGRNPEERNHDLVQMYKQHFERGVNPTNLAMLINAYIHRNDLHLARTPPGTPGSETAATTLKMPVINITGSLSPHVDDTVTFNGRLDPTNSSWMKISDCALVLEEQPAKLAEAFRLFLQGEGYVSEKPQ from the exons atgCCACAGTCAGAAGGCGGCTATGTATCGCTGCCGGCCgtcaatggcaatggcaatagcAATGGCGGTGCCATCTATCAGTCGACCACAGAGCCCACGGCCCCGCCCTCCGTCTTTGCGAGCGTGAAGCGGGCCATTGGCCAGGCCATCAAGTCCTCGCCCACCGACAGCGAGGAGCTGCTCCGCTCAGAGCGCCTGCCGGTCATCGTCGGCGGCTCCAG AGACCGCGACAAATCCGGTAAGACACTGACCACCAAGATGCCGTCAGCTCCAACACACACTGCCGAGGAGGCACACCTGCTGGG CACCATGCCCGTTGATCCCATGGATGATATCGAACTGCGCTCCGTGCAGCTGCAATTCCCCAATGCACGCGGCTCCATCCTGGAGGCCTGCGAACAGCGACGCGTGCCCACAGACAAGGGCGATGTCCACGTGGCCATACAGGGCGATACGGCCAAGCCGGCCATCATCACCTACCACGATTTGGGCCTCAACT ACGCCACCAGCTTTGCTGGCTTCTTCAACTTTCCAGTGATGCGAGGTCTGCTGGAGAACTTCTGTGTTTACCATGTGACTGCTCCCGGCCAGGAGGAGGGTGCACCCACTTTGCCAGAGGA TTACGTATATCCGACCATGGATGATCTGGCCGCCCAGCTGCTTTTCGTGCTATCCCACTTTGGCCTGAAGTCGGTGATTGGTTTCGGCGTTGGCGCCGGGGCAAATATTCTGGCCCGTTTCGCTCACTCGCATCCGGACAAGGTGGGCGCCCTGTGCCTGATCAACTGCGTGTCCACGCAGTCGGGCTGGATCGAGTGGGGCTACCAGAGCTTTAATGCGCGCTTCTTGCGCACCAAGGGCATGACACAGGGCGTGATCGATTATCTGATGTGGCACCACTTTGGACGCAATCCCGAGGAGCGCAATCACGACCTGGTGCAGATGTACAAGCAGCACTTCGAGCGTGGCGTTAATCCGACCAATCTGGCCATGCTGATCAACGCGTACATCCATCGCAACGACCTGCACCTGGCGCGTACTCCGCCAGGAACTCCGGGCAGTGAAACGGCGGCCACTACGCTGAAGATGCCGGTGATCAATATCACGGGCTCGCTCTCGCCGCACGTGGACGACACGGTGACCTTCAATGGCCGTCTAGACCCCACAAACTCATCCTGGATGAAG ATTTCCGATTGCGCTTTggtgctggaggagcagccgGCCAAGCTGGCCGAGGCCTTCCGGCTCTTCTTGCAGGGCGAGGGCTACG
- the LOC6530617 gene encoding protein NDRG3 isoform X12 — protein sequence MPQSEGGYVSLPAVNGNGNSNGGAIYQSTTEPTAPPSVFASVKRAIGQAIKSSPTDSEELLRSERLPVIVGGSSTMPVDPMDDIELRSVQLQFPNARGSILEACEQRRVPTDKGDVHVAIQGDTAKPAIITYHDLGLNYATSFAGFFNFPVMRGLLENFCVYHVTAPGQEEGAPTLPEDYVYPTMDDLAAQLLFVLSHFGLKSVIGFGVGAGANILARFAHSHPDKVGALCLINCVSTQSGWIEWGYQSFNARFLRTKGMTQGVIDYLMWHHFGRNPEERNHDLVQMYKQHFERGVNPTNLAMLINAYIHRNDLHLARTPPGTPGSETAATTLKMPVINITGSLSPHVDDTVTFNGRLDPTNSSWMKISDCALVLEEQPAKLAEAFRLFLQGEGYVKYFRPGDWDGTQLSSFI from the exons atgCCACAGTCAGAAGGCGGCTATGTATCGCTGCCGGCCgtcaatggcaatggcaatagcAATGGCGGTGCCATCTATCAGTCGACCACAGAGCCCACGGCCCCGCCCTCCGTCTTTGCGAGCGTGAAGCGGGCCATTGGCCAGGCCATCAAGTCCTCGCCCACCGACAGCGAGGAGCTGCTCCGCTCAGAGCGCCTGCCGGTCATCGTCGGCGGCTCCAG CACCATGCCCGTTGATCCCATGGATGATATCGAACTGCGCTCCGTGCAGCTGCAATTCCCCAATGCACGCGGCTCCATCCTGGAGGCCTGCGAACAGCGACGCGTGCCCACAGACAAGGGCGATGTCCACGTGGCCATACAGGGCGATACGGCCAAGCCGGCCATCATCACCTACCACGATTTGGGCCTCAACT ACGCCACCAGCTTTGCTGGCTTCTTCAACTTTCCAGTGATGCGAGGTCTGCTGGAGAACTTCTGTGTTTACCATGTGACTGCTCCCGGCCAGGAGGAGGGTGCACCCACTTTGCCAGAGGA TTACGTATATCCGACCATGGATGATCTGGCCGCCCAGCTGCTTTTCGTGCTATCCCACTTTGGCCTGAAGTCGGTGATTGGTTTCGGCGTTGGCGCCGGGGCAAATATTCTGGCCCGTTTCGCTCACTCGCATCCGGACAAGGTGGGCGCCCTGTGCCTGATCAACTGCGTGTCCACGCAGTCGGGCTGGATCGAGTGGGGCTACCAGAGCTTTAATGCGCGCTTCTTGCGCACCAAGGGCATGACACAGGGCGTGATCGATTATCTGATGTGGCACCACTTTGGACGCAATCCCGAGGAGCGCAATCACGACCTGGTGCAGATGTACAAGCAGCACTTCGAGCGTGGCGTTAATCCGACCAATCTGGCCATGCTGATCAACGCGTACATCCATCGCAACGACCTGCACCTGGCGCGTACTCCGCCAGGAACTCCGGGCAGTGAAACGGCGGCCACTACGCTGAAGATGCCGGTGATCAATATCACGGGCTCGCTCTCGCCGCACGTGGACGACACGGTGACCTTCAATGGCCGTCTAGACCCCACAAACTCATCCTGGATGAAG ATTTCCGATTGCGCTTTggtgctggaggagcagccgGCCAAGCTGGCCGAGGCCTTCCGGCTCTTCTTGCAGGGCGAGGGCTACG TCAAGTACTTCAGACCCGGCGACTGGGATGGCACTCAGTTGAGCAGCTTCATCTAG
- the LOC6530617 gene encoding protein NDRG3 isoform X7: protein MPQSEGGYVSLPAVNGNGNSNGGAIYQSTTEPTAPPSVFASVKRAIGQAIKSSPTDSEELLRSERLPVIVGGSRDRDKSGKTLTTKMPSAPTHTAEEAHLLGTMPVDPMDDIELRSVQLQFPNARGSILEACEQRRVPTDKGDVHVAIQGDTAKPAIITYHDLGLNYATSFAGFFNFPVMRGLLENFCVYHVTAPGQEEGAPTLPEDYVYPTMDDLAAQLLFVLSHFGLKSVIGFGVGAGANILARFAHSHPDKVGALCLINCVSTQSGWIEWGYQSFNARFLRTKGMTQGVIDYLMWHHFGRNPEERNHDLVQMYKQHFERGVNPTNLAMLINAYIHRNDLHLARTPPGTPGSETAATTLKMPVINITGSLSPHVDDTVTFNGRLDPTNSSWMKISDCALVLEEQPAKLAEAFRLFLQGEGYAVGTLQKLARKISTVSRSSSTQIELTVQ, encoded by the exons atgCCACAGTCAGAAGGCGGCTATGTATCGCTGCCGGCCgtcaatggcaatggcaatagcAATGGCGGTGCCATCTATCAGTCGACCACAGAGCCCACGGCCCCGCCCTCCGTCTTTGCGAGCGTGAAGCGGGCCATTGGCCAGGCCATCAAGTCCTCGCCCACCGACAGCGAGGAGCTGCTCCGCTCAGAGCGCCTGCCGGTCATCGTCGGCGGCTCCAG AGACCGCGACAAATCCGGTAAGACACTGACCACCAAGATGCCGTCAGCTCCAACACACACTGCCGAGGAGGCACACCTGCTGGG CACCATGCCCGTTGATCCCATGGATGATATCGAACTGCGCTCCGTGCAGCTGCAATTCCCCAATGCACGCGGCTCCATCCTGGAGGCCTGCGAACAGCGACGCGTGCCCACAGACAAGGGCGATGTCCACGTGGCCATACAGGGCGATACGGCCAAGCCGGCCATCATCACCTACCACGATTTGGGCCTCAACT ACGCCACCAGCTTTGCTGGCTTCTTCAACTTTCCAGTGATGCGAGGTCTGCTGGAGAACTTCTGTGTTTACCATGTGACTGCTCCCGGCCAGGAGGAGGGTGCACCCACTTTGCCAGAGGA TTACGTATATCCGACCATGGATGATCTGGCCGCCCAGCTGCTTTTCGTGCTATCCCACTTTGGCCTGAAGTCGGTGATTGGTTTCGGCGTTGGCGCCGGGGCAAATATTCTGGCCCGTTTCGCTCACTCGCATCCGGACAAGGTGGGCGCCCTGTGCCTGATCAACTGCGTGTCCACGCAGTCGGGCTGGATCGAGTGGGGCTACCAGAGCTTTAATGCGCGCTTCTTGCGCACCAAGGGCATGACACAGGGCGTGATCGATTATCTGATGTGGCACCACTTTGGACGCAATCCCGAGGAGCGCAATCACGACCTGGTGCAGATGTACAAGCAGCACTTCGAGCGTGGCGTTAATCCGACCAATCTGGCCATGCTGATCAACGCGTACATCCATCGCAACGACCTGCACCTGGCGCGTACTCCGCCAGGAACTCCGGGCAGTGAAACGGCGGCCACTACGCTGAAGATGCCGGTGATCAATATCACGGGCTCGCTCTCGCCGCACGTGGACGACACGGTGACCTTCAATGGCCGTCTAGACCCCACAAACTCATCCTGGATGAAG ATTTCCGATTGCGCTTTggtgctggaggagcagccgGCCAAGCTGGCCGAGGCCTTCCGGCTCTTCTTGCAGGGCGAGGGCTACG
- the LOC6530617 gene encoding protein NDRG3 isoform X10, which produces MPQSEGGYVSLPAVNGNGNSNGGAIYQSTTEPTAPPSVFASVKRAIGQAIKSSPTDSEELLRSERLPVIVGGSRISFRDRDKSGKTLTTKMPSAPTHTAEEAHLLGTMPVDPMDDIELRSVQLQFPNARGSILEACEQRRVPTDKGDVHVAIQGDTAKPAIITYHDLGLNYATSFAGFFNFPVMRGLLENFCVYHVTAPGQEEGAPTLPEDYVYPTMDDLAAQLLFVLSHFGLKSVIGFGVGAGANILARFAHSHPDKVGALCLINCVSTQSGWIEWGYQSFNARFLRTKGMTQGVIDYLMWHHFGRNPEERNHDLVQMYKQHFERGVNPTNLAMLINAYIHRNDLHLARTPPGTPGSETAATTLKMPVINITGSLSPHVDDTVTFNGRLDPTNSSWMKISDCALVLEEQPAKLAEAFRLFLQGEGYVSEKPQ; this is translated from the exons atgCCACAGTCAGAAGGCGGCTATGTATCGCTGCCGGCCgtcaatggcaatggcaatagcAATGGCGGTGCCATCTATCAGTCGACCACAGAGCCCACGGCCCCGCCCTCCGTCTTTGCGAGCGTGAAGCGGGCCATTGGCCAGGCCATCAAGTCCTCGCCCACCGACAGCGAGGAGCTGCTCCGCTCAGAGCGCCTGCCGGTCATCGTCGGCGGCTCCAG AATCTCTTTCAGAGACCGCGACAAATCCGGTAAGACACTGACCACCAAGATGCCGTCAGCTCCAACACACACTGCCGAGGAGGCACACCTGCTGGG CACCATGCCCGTTGATCCCATGGATGATATCGAACTGCGCTCCGTGCAGCTGCAATTCCCCAATGCACGCGGCTCCATCCTGGAGGCCTGCGAACAGCGACGCGTGCCCACAGACAAGGGCGATGTCCACGTGGCCATACAGGGCGATACGGCCAAGCCGGCCATCATCACCTACCACGATTTGGGCCTCAACT ACGCCACCAGCTTTGCTGGCTTCTTCAACTTTCCAGTGATGCGAGGTCTGCTGGAGAACTTCTGTGTTTACCATGTGACTGCTCCCGGCCAGGAGGAGGGTGCACCCACTTTGCCAGAGGA TTACGTATATCCGACCATGGATGATCTGGCCGCCCAGCTGCTTTTCGTGCTATCCCACTTTGGCCTGAAGTCGGTGATTGGTTTCGGCGTTGGCGCCGGGGCAAATATTCTGGCCCGTTTCGCTCACTCGCATCCGGACAAGGTGGGCGCCCTGTGCCTGATCAACTGCGTGTCCACGCAGTCGGGCTGGATCGAGTGGGGCTACCAGAGCTTTAATGCGCGCTTCTTGCGCACCAAGGGCATGACACAGGGCGTGATCGATTATCTGATGTGGCACCACTTTGGACGCAATCCCGAGGAGCGCAATCACGACCTGGTGCAGATGTACAAGCAGCACTTCGAGCGTGGCGTTAATCCGACCAATCTGGCCATGCTGATCAACGCGTACATCCATCGCAACGACCTGCACCTGGCGCGTACTCCGCCAGGAACTCCGGGCAGTGAAACGGCGGCCACTACGCTGAAGATGCCGGTGATCAATATCACGGGCTCGCTCTCGCCGCACGTGGACGACACGGTGACCTTCAATGGCCGTCTAGACCCCACAAACTCATCCTGGATGAAG ATTTCCGATTGCGCTTTggtgctggaggagcagccgGCCAAGCTGGCCGAGGCCTTCCGGCTCTTCTTGCAGGGCGAGGGCTACG
- the LOC6530617 gene encoding protein NDRG3 isoform X6 — translation MPQSEGGYVSLPAVNGNGNSNGGAIYQSTTEPTAPPSVFASVKRAIGQAIKSSPTDSEELLRSERLPVIVGGSRISFRDRDKSGKTLTTKMPSAPTHTAEEAHLLGTMPVDPMDDIELRSVQLQFPNARGSILEACEQRRVPTDKGDVHVAIQGDTAKPAIITYHDLGLNYATSFAGFFNFPVMRGLLENFCVYHVTAPGQEEGAPTLPEDYVYPTMDDLAAQLLFVLSHFGLKSVIGFGVGAGANILARFAHSHPDKVGALCLINCVSTQSGWIEWGYQSFNARFLRTKGMTQGVIDYLMWHHFGRNPEERNHDLVQMYKQHFERGVNPTNLAMLINAYIHRNDLHLARTPPGTPGSETAATTLKMPVINITGSLSPHVDDTVTFNGRLDPTNSSWMKISDCALVLEEQPAKLAEAFRLFLQGEGYAVGTLQKLARKISTVSRSSSTQIELTVQ, via the exons atgCCACAGTCAGAAGGCGGCTATGTATCGCTGCCGGCCgtcaatggcaatggcaatagcAATGGCGGTGCCATCTATCAGTCGACCACAGAGCCCACGGCCCCGCCCTCCGTCTTTGCGAGCGTGAAGCGGGCCATTGGCCAGGCCATCAAGTCCTCGCCCACCGACAGCGAGGAGCTGCTCCGCTCAGAGCGCCTGCCGGTCATCGTCGGCGGCTCCAG AATCTCTTTCAGAGACCGCGACAAATCCGGTAAGACACTGACCACCAAGATGCCGTCAGCTCCAACACACACTGCCGAGGAGGCACACCTGCTGGG CACCATGCCCGTTGATCCCATGGATGATATCGAACTGCGCTCCGTGCAGCTGCAATTCCCCAATGCACGCGGCTCCATCCTGGAGGCCTGCGAACAGCGACGCGTGCCCACAGACAAGGGCGATGTCCACGTGGCCATACAGGGCGATACGGCCAAGCCGGCCATCATCACCTACCACGATTTGGGCCTCAACT ACGCCACCAGCTTTGCTGGCTTCTTCAACTTTCCAGTGATGCGAGGTCTGCTGGAGAACTTCTGTGTTTACCATGTGACTGCTCCCGGCCAGGAGGAGGGTGCACCCACTTTGCCAGAGGA TTACGTATATCCGACCATGGATGATCTGGCCGCCCAGCTGCTTTTCGTGCTATCCCACTTTGGCCTGAAGTCGGTGATTGGTTTCGGCGTTGGCGCCGGGGCAAATATTCTGGCCCGTTTCGCTCACTCGCATCCGGACAAGGTGGGCGCCCTGTGCCTGATCAACTGCGTGTCCACGCAGTCGGGCTGGATCGAGTGGGGCTACCAGAGCTTTAATGCGCGCTTCTTGCGCACCAAGGGCATGACACAGGGCGTGATCGATTATCTGATGTGGCACCACTTTGGACGCAATCCCGAGGAGCGCAATCACGACCTGGTGCAGATGTACAAGCAGCACTTCGAGCGTGGCGTTAATCCGACCAATCTGGCCATGCTGATCAACGCGTACATCCATCGCAACGACCTGCACCTGGCGCGTACTCCGCCAGGAACTCCGGGCAGTGAAACGGCGGCCACTACGCTGAAGATGCCGGTGATCAATATCACGGGCTCGCTCTCGCCGCACGTGGACGACACGGTGACCTTCAATGGCCGTCTAGACCCCACAAACTCATCCTGGATGAAG ATTTCCGATTGCGCTTTggtgctggaggagcagccgGCCAAGCTGGCCGAGGCCTTCCGGCTCTTCTTGCAGGGCGAGGGCTACG